In the genome of Dermacentor variabilis isolate Ectoservices chromosome 5, ASM5094787v1, whole genome shotgun sequence, one region contains:
- the LOC142582400 gene encoding uncharacterized protein LOC142582400, translating to MGRARDRRSPMRRGRDGGDAGTRQLSPPLSRCQLMARSAKLGGADRAVSRCGEQPPLERRPRRRSPLAVERGDTGALRWCIAVGLFVLLCATYTTGDPDRYSQVKETHNGTYLSQYEWRVRDMYALLQRSSVMHGVNLAGPDFYTGKPGYRVRLGLSFGRINPANGIPYMGVWFTILRGRYDDALEWPFQYRFNITVVDPSGSGQDSHVSMNPMTAICRLRKQFQRPTERRTDGVEGCGKSFLIPHSKLLGYVADDSLLMRLSIFLEDKGAIPKRAKAYMRGHQLVSEFQWAVDDIDAKIKQARKGELQPLTSDLFYINSESYLMVLQLTFHPEDEHLGLFAVVIPGEFDDSLEWPLSYSFELSIVDQSAGFLTADRKGVIDPTSGVCPLNAFTKPQLQPNTPCGFRKLVSFSALERSNFKKDGKILLRFTAILDQMPNFASVSVKDRHLVAEYVWKVPNVERKIALAISGRPSNLLSERFYTRHQGYLMQMQLKFQNYTNGSIGAFLTLLEGGYDSLAQWPFVKRFDLIIIDQQHGKRGDDVVVAVDPNNPYIKNEACVGSFWRPFGRNDACGSSSAISYDEVYNRKYIRYGSLLVKVVVYMEEIEPPNMARLVFRDDSVVAEYDWLVPNIKEKVAQAKLGNAQFADSDKFYLTNGGYRVMLRLYPEKASGYVGLYVVFTRGAYDDVLEWPFTHKYEMVIADQKDDSSADIVHTTFAASGCPDIALQKPAQELAEWSCGESRMASHAALLNGGYVRDGAIRVRFRVFLKEYASHVASVAVRNNALVSEYLWELKDAPAKLNLLKNGGFAKVESPIFYTGNQGYALRMSLVLNKVTTPLQTLASNDDQSVLGIYFTLWKGRHDGVLKWPFPHVITLAVVDTARGRADLSKTVDPTHARCPPEAFHKPKSMRNEHACGFSAFMAVERLGDYMRDGSLVIRATIDMRS from the exons GTGCGCTGCGCTGGTGCATCGCGGTGGGCTTGTTCGTTCTTCTCTGCGCCACTTATACCACAG GCGACCCCGACCGTTACTCGCAGGTTAAGGAGACGCACAACGGTACCTACCTGTCCCAGTACGAGTGGCGGGTGCGCGACATGTATGCGCTGCTCCAACGCTCGTCCGTCATGCACGGCGTCAATCTGGCAGGCCCCGACTTCTACACGGGCAAGCCCGGCTACCGGGTGCGGCTGGGACTGTCCTTCGGTCGGATCAACCCAGCCAATGGGATACCCTACATGGGCGTCTGGTTCACCATCCTGCGCGGCCGCTACGACGACGCGCTCGAGTGGCCCTTCCAGTACCGCTTCAACATCACCGTGGTCGACCCGTCGGGCTCGGGGCAGGACTCGCACGTCTCCATGAACCCAATGACGGCCATCTGCCGGTTGCGCAAGCAGTTCCAGCGACCCACCGAGCGCCGCACTGACGGCGTCGAAGGGTGCGGCAAGTCGTTTCTCATACCCCACAGCAAGCTCCTCGGGTACGTGGCTGACGACAGCCTCCTTATGCGGCTCAGCATATTCCTAGAAGACAAGGGCGCCATTCCCAAGAGAGCCAAAGCCTACATGCGCGGCCACCAGCTCGTCTCCGAGTTCCAGTGGGCCGTCGATGACATCGACGCCAAGATCAAGCAGGCCCGCAAGGGCGAGCTGCAGCCACTGACAAGCGACCTCTTCTACATAAACAGCGAGAGCTACCTGATGGTGCTCCAACTGACCTTCCACCCGGAGGACGAGCACCTGGGTCTCTTCGCCGTCGTTATTCCCGGCGAGTTCGACGACTCGCTCGAGTGGCCGCTCTCGTATAGCTTCGAGCTGTCCATAGTGGACCAGTCAGCGGGCTTCCTGACCGCCGACCGCAAGGGTGTGATTGACCCAACCTCTGGTGTGTGCCCGCTCAACGCGTTTACCAAGCCACAGTTACAGCCCAACACACCGTGCGGTTTTCGCAAACTCGTCTCGTTTAGCGCCCTCGAGCGGAGCAATTTTAAGAAGGACGGCAAGATCCTGCTCCGCTTCACAGCAATACTCGACCAAATGCCGAACTTTGCTTCCGTATCGGTGAAAGATCGTCACCTAGTAGCCGAGTACGTCTGGAAAGTGCCCAATGTAGAAAGGAAAATCGCCCTCGCTATTTCCGGCCGACCTTCCAACCTGCTCAGCGAGCGGTTCTACACGAGGCACCAGGGCTATCTTATGCAGATGCAGCTCAAGTTTCAAAATTACACCAACGGCAGCATCGGCGCCTTCCTCACGCTTCTGGAAGGCGGCTACGACTCGCTGGCTCAGTGGCCCTTCGTGAAGCGGTTCGACCTCATCATCATCGATCAGCAGCACGGAAAGAGGGGCGACGACGTGGTGGTGGCTGTAGACCCGAATAACCCTTACATCAAGAATGAAGCGTGCGTCGGATCCTTCTGGAGGCCGTTCGGGCGTAACGACGCATGCGGGTCTTCGAGCGCCATCTCCTACGACGAAGTGTACAATCGCAAGTACATCCGCTACGGGAGCCTCCTGGTCAAGGTCGTCGTCTACATGGAGGAGATAGAACCACCTAATATGGCGAGACTGGTGTTCCGCGACGACAGTGTCGTCGCCGAGTACGACTGGCTCGTCCCGAACATAAAGGAAAAAGTGGCGCAAGCAAAGCTTGGCAACGCGCAGTTTGCAGACAGCGACAAGTTTTATCTGACCAATGGAGGTTACCGAGTAATGCTGCGTCTTTACCCTGAGAAGGCGTCTGGTTATGTCGGCCTGTACGTGGTGTTCACGCGAGGCGCCTACGACGACGTACTCGAGTGGCCGTTCACGCACAAGTACGAAATGGTGATCGCCGACCAGAAGGACGACTCCTCGGCTGACATAGTGCACACGACGTTTGCGGCGTCCGGCTGCCCGGACATCGCGCTTCAGAAACCCGCCCAAGAGCTGGCCGAGTGGAGCTGCGGCGAGAGCCGCATGGCGAGCCACGCGGCGCTCCTGAATGGCGGTTACGTGCGCGACGGTGCCATCCGTGTGCGCTTCCGCGTGTTCCTTAAGGAGTACGCGAGCCACGTCGCCTCCGTGGCTGTGCGGAACAACGCACTCGTCTCTGAGTACCTGTGGGAGCTGAAGGACGCGCCCGCCAAGTTGAACCTGCTCAAGAACGGCGGCTTCGCTAAGGTCGAGAGTCCCATCTTCTACACGGGCAATCAGGGTTACGCTCTGAGAATGAGCCTGGTACTCAacaaagtgacgacgccgctacAGACTTTGGCCAGCAACGACGACCAGAGCGTCCTGGGCATCTATTTCACGCTCTGGAAGGGCAGGCACGACGGCGTGTTGAAGTGGCCCTTCCCACACGTCATCACGCTAGCCGTCGTCGACACGGCGAGGGGGCGGGCGGACCTTTCCAAGACCGTGGACCCGACGCACGCGCGGTGCCCGCCCGAGGCCTTCCACAAGCCAAAATCCATGCGCAATGAGCACGCGTGCGGGTTCTCTGCTTTCATGGCAGTCGAACGACTCGGCGATTACATGCGCGACGGCTCGCTGGTGATCAGGGCCACGATCGATATGAGAAGCTGA